From a single Sparus aurata chromosome 13, fSpaAur1.1, whole genome shotgun sequence genomic region:
- the kcnk12l gene encoding potassium channel subfamily K member 13: MAQRRAAGGCCCPRAPMNEDNARFCLLAALILLYLLCGAAIFSALEHPFELRARRLWKQQLDNFTQRYRVNLGALHTLLRQYEEANGAGIRVDALRPRWDFSGAFYFVGTVVSTIGFGMTTPATIAGKIFLIFYGLIGCAATILFFNLFLERIITMLAYIMRWCHERRLRCAGVRVESSREETSGEEDSLEGWKPSVYYVMLILGVASVVIACSASTLYSSMENWSYVDSLYFCFVAFSTIGFGDLVSSQREQYESQEAYRLGNCLFILMGVCCIYSLFNVISIIIKQTLNWIVGKLVCCGRHQPCSCSRPGCGWLCCPCLQNKKHKQRRLPPHLRQKRLKRNAVQPMASHCPAGRHRYTEGSVETVCDSETDAGAVADGVYVGRRMSGEMISVNEFMVSNKVSLALLQKQLSETAHQGPRQSYGHQNGFSGGVGALAIMNNRLQETSVDR; the protein is encoded by the exons ATGGCTCAGAGGAGGGCTGCTGGGGGCTGCTGCTGCCCCAGGGCGCCCATGAACGAAGACAACGCCCGTTTCTGCCTGCTGGCCGCGCTCATCCTGCTCTACCTGTTGTGCGGGGCGGCCATCTTCTCAGCCCTGGAACACCCCTTCGAGCTGCGTGCCCGCCGCCTCTGGAAGCAGCAGCTGGACAACTTCACCCAGAGGTACAGGGTCAACCTGGGCGCCCTGCACACCCTGCTGCGTCAGTATGAGGAGGCGAACGGCGCTGGGATCAGGGTGGACGCGTTGAGGCCTCGCTGGGACTTCTCTGGAGCTTTCTACTTCGTGGGCACGGTGGTCTCCACTATTG GCTTCGGCATGACCACACCAGCGACCATAGCTGGAAAAATATTCTTGATTTTCTATGGTCTCATCGGCTGCGCTGCCACCATCCTCTTCTTCAACCTCTTCCTGGAGAGGATCATCACAATGTTGGCTTACATCATGCGCTGGTGTCACGAGCGCCGGCTGAGGTGTGCTGGGGTCAGGGTGGAGTCGAGCAGGGAGGAGACGTCCGGTGAGGAGGACAGTCTGGAGGGCTGGAAACCATCGGTCTACTATGTGATGCTGATCCTGGGGGTGGCGTCGGTTGTGATTGCGTGCAGTGCCTCCACCCTGTACAGCTCCATGGAGAACTGGAGCTACGTGGACTCCCTCTACTTCTGCTTCGTGGCCTTCAGCACCATCGGCTTCGGGGACCTGGTGAGCAGTCAGCGAGAGCAGTACGAGTCTCAGGAGGCCTACCGTCTGGGGAACTGCCTTTTCATCTTGATGGGGGTGTGTTGTATCTACTCACTTTTCAATGTCATTTCCATTATCATCAAGCAAACTCTCAACTGGATTGTGGGAAAGCTGGTGTGCTGTGGGCGCCACCAgccctgctcctgctccagacCCGGCTGCGGGTGGCTGTGCTGCCCCTGCCTGCAgaacaagaaacacaaacagaggcgCCTGCCTCCACACCTCAGGCAAAAACGCTTAAAGCGCAATGCCGTGCAGCCCATGGCATCCCACTGCCCTGCGGGACGACACCGCTACACGGAGGGCTCAGTGGAGACGGTGTGTGACAGTGAGACGGATGCAGGTGCAGTGGCTGACGGGGTGTATGTAGGCCGGCGTATGTCAGGAGAGATGATCTCCGTCAATGAGTTCATGGTGTCCAATAAGGTGTCCCTGGCACTGCTGCAGAAGCAGCTCAGTGAAACAGCTCATCAGGGCCCACGTCAGAGCTACGGCCACCAAAATGGATTCTCCGGTGGTGTGGGGGCCTTGGCCATTATGAATAACCGCCTTCAGGAAACCAGTGTAGATAGGTAG